In Acidobacteriota bacterium, the following are encoded in one genomic region:
- a CDS encoding Glu/Leu/Phe/Val dehydrogenase: protein MATAASFNPFAMAQAQFDGVAELLGLDEATRQLLREPLREFSFAIPVRMDDGSHQVFRGFRVQHNDARGASKGGIRFHPQESLDTVRALAMWMSWKTAVVDIPLGGGKGGVICDPHHLSLREQEQICRGWVRQVARNVGPLLDVPAPDVMTSAQHMLWMLDEFETIHGGKYPGFITGKPVGLGGSLGRTEATGYGVVYTLRNALARLGIEARGTTASVQGFGNVARHAIELFARLGGITVCVACWDQADQTSYSYRRADGIDLEELRGITDRFGGIDRDRARDLGYEVLDGGAWIEQEVDVLMPAALENQINADNVNSIAPSVKVIAEGANGPTTPEADAEIRRRGIFLLPDFLANAGGVTCSYFEQVQSNMNYYWERDEVLRRLDRKMTTAFEGVVELAESRKLYMRDAAYVIAVDRVAQACHDRGWV, encoded by the coding sequence ATGGCTACAGCCGCCTCCTTCAATCCTTTCGCCATGGCCCAGGCTCAGTTCGACGGTGTGGCCGAACTGCTCGGGCTCGACGAGGCGACGCGGCAGCTTCTGCGGGAGCCGCTGCGGGAGTTCTCCTTCGCCATTCCCGTGCGCATGGACGACGGATCCCACCAGGTCTTCCGGGGCTTCCGGGTCCAGCACAACGATGCCCGGGGAGCGTCCAAGGGAGGCATCCGTTTCCACCCCCAGGAGAGCCTGGACACGGTGCGGGCGCTGGCGATGTGGATGAGCTGGAAGACCGCCGTGGTGGACATCCCCCTCGGCGGCGGCAAGGGTGGGGTGATCTGCGACCCGCACCACCTTTCCCTGCGCGAGCAGGAGCAGATCTGCCGCGGCTGGGTGCGGCAGGTGGCGCGCAACGTGGGGCCCCTGCTCGACGTACCGGCGCCCGACGTGATGACTTCCGCCCAGCACATGCTGTGGATGCTCGACGAGTTCGAGACGATCCACGGGGGCAAGTACCCCGGCTTCATCACCGGCAAGCCGGTGGGTCTCGGCGGCTCTCTCGGGCGTACCGAGGCCACGGGCTACGGCGTGGTCTACACCCTGCGCAATGCGCTTGCGCGCCTGGGCATCGAGGCGCGGGGGACCACCGCCAGCGTGCAGGGCTTCGGCAACGTGGCCCGCCACGCCATCGAGCTGTTCGCCCGGCTCGGCGGGATCACCGTTTGCGTGGCCTGCTGGGACCAGGCCGATCAGACTTCCTACTCCTACCGCCGGGCCGACGGCATCGATCTCGAGGAGCTGCGGGGGATCACCGACCGCTTCGGCGGCATCGACAGGGACCGAGCCCGCGACCTGGGCTACGAGGTCCTCGACGGCGGCGCCTGGATCGAACAGGAGGTGGACGTGCTGATGCCCGCCGCCCTCGAAAACCAGATCAACGCCGACAACGTGAACTCGATCGCCCCCAGCGTGAAGGTGATCGCGGAGGGAGCCAACGGTCCGACCACCCCGGAGGCCGACGCCGAGATCCGCCGCCGGGGCATTTTTCTGCTGCCCGACTTCCTGGCCAATGCCGGGGGTGTGACCTGCAGCTACTTCGAGCAGGTGCAGAGCAACATGAACTACTACTGGGAACGGGACGAGGTGCTGCGTCGCCTCGACCGGAAGATGACCACCGCCTTCGAGGGCGTGGTGGAACTGGCCGAGAGCCGCAAGCTCTACATGCGCGATGCCGCCTACGTGATCGCCGTCGACCGGGTGGCCCAGGCCTGCCATGATCGAGGTTGGGTCTGA